Proteins from a single region of Harpia harpyja isolate bHarHar1 chromosome 14, bHarHar1 primary haplotype, whole genome shotgun sequence:
- the WHAMM gene encoding WASP homolog-associated protein with actin, membranes and microtubules isoform X2 translates to MEPQPDSLEGWVAVRDTAFAEPQPPRLRFLVAWNGVEGAFAVTCHGRAEAAAQAPQSWAGLFSAPALRGVHRQLAAVCPRLEPAFPALPPALPGASGGGGLWAVLFPGGAAPGEAEVQELCRELELYLGWALELCGGRVVLDALFAADRHRDDEYFESLHELRGRALRGHLARAKEALRRVLQQHKNADTMVALMKVYEEEDEAYQDLVTMATQFYQYLLQPFRDMRELSTLYKLEILKSLQYDNLGPKRVAALQKDAEEWTKQAENAVCSIQDITVNYFKETVKALAAMHKQMEQDQERFGKTTWASALPRLENLKCMLAKETLQHLRARELCLKQKRAGFQKNMENLSEQEENLTVVEELEIQYYETQLELYNVQLEVLKHEEMLLIVQLDTLRRQIKEKQDEVVYYDTCENPEELKVIEQTMGQHYANLSEMTMLRQKTKQLETKRGTVCARRAYLRNKKDQCEASHRQRLQQAEESKKRFQQHHSIQIKRDKQKEEEKKKKAWISQERQKTLERLKTFREKCPAHVVVKTSHPQHLSPKLPRNITQQVAVLSPLPSSRARAAPEQPKSILLVEAKELKASHQNTPADIPVQVFVTDGDTEQQKRSEALMVSPSSPPPPPPPPPPPLPSPPPPPPLPLQLKTTLSAEDKPLPLSSDSPTESSALHKQDDSSRRSINNYIECSQYI, encoded by the exons ATGGAGCCGCAGCCCGACAGCCTGGAGGGGTGGGTGGCCGTGCGCGACACCGCCTTCGCCGAGCCTCAGCCGCCGCGGCTCCGCTTCCTCGTGGCCTGGAACGGCGTGGAGGGCGCGTTTGCCGTGACCTGCCACGgccgggcggaggcggcggcgcagGCCCCGCAGAGCTGGGCCGGCCTCTTCTCGGCGCCGGCCCTGCGCGGCGTCCACCGGCAGCTGGCGGCCGTCTGTCCGCGCCTGGAGCCCGCCTTCCCCGCGCTGCCGCCCGCGCTGCCCGGCGCCTCCGGCGGCGGGGGGCTTTGGGCCGTGCTGTtccccggcggcgcggcgccgggCGAGGCCGAGGTGCAGGAGCTGTGCCGGGAGCTGGAGCTCTACCTGGGCTGGGCCCTGGAGCTCTGCGGTGGCCGCGTGGTGCTGGACGCCCTCTTCGCCGCCGACCGCCACCGCGACGACGAGTACTTCGAGAGCCTCCACGAGCTGCGCGGGAGGGCCCTGCGCGGCCACCTGGCCCGGGCCAAGGAGGCCCTGCGGCGG GTTCTTCAGCAGCATAAAAATGCTGACACAATGGTGGCTTTGATGAAGGTTtatgaagaagaagatgaagctTATCAGGATTTGGTCACCATGGCAACACAATTCTACCAGTATTTACTGCAGCCCTTTAGAGATATGCGAGAGCTGTCAACACTGTACAAACTGGAAATCCTG AAATCTTTGCAGTATGATAATTTGGGGCCTAAAAGAgtagcagctttgcagaaagatgCCGAAGAATGGACTAAGCAAGCTGAGAATGCTGTGTGCTCCATTCAGGATATCACTGTGAACTACTTCAAGGAAACTGTAAAGGCTCTGGCAG CAATGCACAAACAGATGGAACAAGATCAGGAAAGATTTGGTAAAACCACCTGGGCATCAGCTTTGCCACGACTAGAAAACCTGAAATGCATGTTAGCTAAAGAAACGCTTCAGCATCTGAGGGCAAGAGAGTTGTGCCTGAAACAGAAGAGAGCTGGCTTTCAGAAGAAT ATGGAGAATCTCAGTGAACAAGAAGAGAACTTAACTGTAGTGGAGGAGCTGGAAATACAGTATTATGAAACACAGCTGGAATTATATAATGTACAGCTTGAAGTATTGAAACATGAAGAGATGCTGCTTATTGTACAGTTGGACACTTTAAGGAGACAGATTAAag AGAAACAGGATGAAGTTGTTTACTATGATACATGTGAAAATCCTGAGGAGCTCAAGGTCATTGAACAGACAATGGGACAACATTACGCTAACTTGTCAGAAATGACGATGCTGAGGCAGAAGACTAAGCAGTTGGAGACAAAGCGTGGGACTGTCTGTGCGAGAAGAGCCTACCTCAGGAACAAAAAA GATCAATGTGAAGCAAGCCATCGGCAGAGACTGCAACAGGCAGAAGAGAGCAAAAAACGCTTCCAGCAGCATCACAGCATACAGATA aagagagacaagcaaaaagaggaggaaaaaaagaaaaaagcttggaTAAGCCAGGAACGTCAGAAAACACTGGAGAGGCTGAAAACATTCAGGGAG aagtgtcCAGCTCATGTTGTTGTGAAAACATCTCATCCCCAGCATCTCAGTCCCAAGTTGCCACGAAACATCACTCAGCAGGTTGCAGTACTGTCCCCGCTACCTTCATCGAGAGCAAGGGCAGCTCCAGAGCAGCCAAAGAGCATACTGCTAGTAGAAGCCAAAGAATTAAAAGCTTCACATCAGAATACCCCAGCAGATATCCCTGTCCAGGTTTTTGTTACTGATGGTGACACAGAGCAACAAAAGCGTAGCGAGGCACTGATGGTCTCTCCatcctcaccaccaccaccacctcctccaccccctcctcctttaccctctcctcccccacctccccccttACCTCTCCAGTTAAAGACAACATTGTCAGCAGAGGATAAGCCACTTCCCCTTAGCTCGGATAGCCCCACAGAAAGCTCTGCACTGCACAAACAGGATGACTCATCCAGGAGGTCTATAAATAATTACATAG aatgtTCACAATACATCTAA
- the WHAMM gene encoding WASP homolog-associated protein with actin, membranes and microtubules isoform X1, with translation MEPQPDSLEGWVAVRDTAFAEPQPPRLRFLVAWNGVEGAFAVTCHGRAEAAAQAPQSWAGLFSAPALRGVHRQLAAVCPRLEPAFPALPPALPGASGGGGLWAVLFPGGAAPGEAEVQELCRELELYLGWALELCGGRVVLDALFAADRHRDDEYFESLHELRGRALRGHLARAKEALRRVLQQHKNADTMVALMKVYEEEDEAYQDLVTMATQFYQYLLQPFRDMRELSTLYKLEILKSLQYDNLGPKRVAALQKDAEEWTKQAENAVCSIQDITVNYFKETVKALAAMHKQMEQDQERFGKTTWASALPRLENLKCMLAKETLQHLRARELCLKQKRAGFQKNMENLSEQEENLTVVEELEIQYYETQLELYNVQLEVLKHEEMLLIVQLDTLRRQIKEKQDEVVYYDTCENPEELKVIEQTMGQHYANLSEMTMLRQKTKQLETKRGTVCARRAYLRNKKDQCEASHRQRLQQAEESKKRFQQHHSIQIKRDKQKEEEKKKKAWISQERQKTLERLKTFREKCPAHVVVKTSHPQHLSPKLPRNITQQVAVLSPLPSSRARAAPEQPKSILLVEAKELKASHQNTPADIPVQVFVTDGDTEQQKRSEALMVSPSSPPPPPPPPPPPLPSPPPPPPLPLQLKTTLSAEDKPLPLSSDSPTESSALHKQDDSSRRSINNYIGSMDEVLASLKRGEVHLRKVEQPNPYASVKDNILSAIRQGVKLRKVNRDTEKDVSKGSTNELERSIKAVIQRIKKVSADSEEEENNEQNNGEWDS, from the exons ATGGAGCCGCAGCCCGACAGCCTGGAGGGGTGGGTGGCCGTGCGCGACACCGCCTTCGCCGAGCCTCAGCCGCCGCGGCTCCGCTTCCTCGTGGCCTGGAACGGCGTGGAGGGCGCGTTTGCCGTGACCTGCCACGgccgggcggaggcggcggcgcagGCCCCGCAGAGCTGGGCCGGCCTCTTCTCGGCGCCGGCCCTGCGCGGCGTCCACCGGCAGCTGGCGGCCGTCTGTCCGCGCCTGGAGCCCGCCTTCCCCGCGCTGCCGCCCGCGCTGCCCGGCGCCTCCGGCGGCGGGGGGCTTTGGGCCGTGCTGTtccccggcggcgcggcgccgggCGAGGCCGAGGTGCAGGAGCTGTGCCGGGAGCTGGAGCTCTACCTGGGCTGGGCCCTGGAGCTCTGCGGTGGCCGCGTGGTGCTGGACGCCCTCTTCGCCGCCGACCGCCACCGCGACGACGAGTACTTCGAGAGCCTCCACGAGCTGCGCGGGAGGGCCCTGCGCGGCCACCTGGCCCGGGCCAAGGAGGCCCTGCGGCGG GTTCTTCAGCAGCATAAAAATGCTGACACAATGGTGGCTTTGATGAAGGTTtatgaagaagaagatgaagctTATCAGGATTTGGTCACCATGGCAACACAATTCTACCAGTATTTACTGCAGCCCTTTAGAGATATGCGAGAGCTGTCAACACTGTACAAACTGGAAATCCTG AAATCTTTGCAGTATGATAATTTGGGGCCTAAAAGAgtagcagctttgcagaaagatgCCGAAGAATGGACTAAGCAAGCTGAGAATGCTGTGTGCTCCATTCAGGATATCACTGTGAACTACTTCAAGGAAACTGTAAAGGCTCTGGCAG CAATGCACAAACAGATGGAACAAGATCAGGAAAGATTTGGTAAAACCACCTGGGCATCAGCTTTGCCACGACTAGAAAACCTGAAATGCATGTTAGCTAAAGAAACGCTTCAGCATCTGAGGGCAAGAGAGTTGTGCCTGAAACAGAAGAGAGCTGGCTTTCAGAAGAAT ATGGAGAATCTCAGTGAACAAGAAGAGAACTTAACTGTAGTGGAGGAGCTGGAAATACAGTATTATGAAACACAGCTGGAATTATATAATGTACAGCTTGAAGTATTGAAACATGAAGAGATGCTGCTTATTGTACAGTTGGACACTTTAAGGAGACAGATTAAag AGAAACAGGATGAAGTTGTTTACTATGATACATGTGAAAATCCTGAGGAGCTCAAGGTCATTGAACAGACAATGGGACAACATTACGCTAACTTGTCAGAAATGACGATGCTGAGGCAGAAGACTAAGCAGTTGGAGACAAAGCGTGGGACTGTCTGTGCGAGAAGAGCCTACCTCAGGAACAAAAAA GATCAATGTGAAGCAAGCCATCGGCAGAGACTGCAACAGGCAGAAGAGAGCAAAAAACGCTTCCAGCAGCATCACAGCATACAGATA aagagagacaagcaaaaagaggaggaaaaaaagaaaaaagcttggaTAAGCCAGGAACGTCAGAAAACACTGGAGAGGCTGAAAACATTCAGGGAG aagtgtcCAGCTCATGTTGTTGTGAAAACATCTCATCCCCAGCATCTCAGTCCCAAGTTGCCACGAAACATCACTCAGCAGGTTGCAGTACTGTCCCCGCTACCTTCATCGAGAGCAAGGGCAGCTCCAGAGCAGCCAAAGAGCATACTGCTAGTAGAAGCCAAAGAATTAAAAGCTTCACATCAGAATACCCCAGCAGATATCCCTGTCCAGGTTTTTGTTACTGATGGTGACACAGAGCAACAAAAGCGTAGCGAGGCACTGATGGTCTCTCCatcctcaccaccaccaccacctcctccaccccctcctcctttaccctctcctcccccacctccccccttACCTCTCCAGTTAAAGACAACATTGTCAGCAGAGGATAAGCCACTTCCCCTTAGCTCGGATAGCCCCACAGAAAGCTCTGCACTGCACAAACAGGATGACTCATCCAGGAGGTCTATAAATAATTACATAG GTTCCATGGATGAGGTTTTGGCTTCACTAAAACGTGGTGAAGTTCATCTTCGCAAAGTGGAACAGCCAAATCCGTATGCCTCTGTAAAAGACAACATCCTCTCTGCCATAAGGCAAGGAGTTAAACTACGAAAAGTGAATCGAGATACTGAGAAAGATGTCAGTAAAGGATCCACTAATGAGCTAGAGAGAAGCATTAAGGCAGTCATCCAGAGAATTAAGAAAGTGTCTGCTGATTCCGAAGAAGAGGAGAACAATGAGCAGAATAATGGAGAATGGGACAGCTAA